In Malus sylvestris chromosome 16, drMalSylv7.2, whole genome shotgun sequence, the following are encoded in one genomic region:
- the LOC126609364 gene encoding DNA polymerase lambda isoform X1, whose product MAPKATRNQSPPSDPQGMFAGMVVFLVENGVQSRRLQIWKQKLVQMGASIEEQLTKKVTHILAVSPKALLERVGSEKLANFKGSVLVYQWLEDSLSSGKLVSEDLYPLKLEAEKSSSDYVSSDDEKPKPKKRRSSSPGDELVQTSIPKTHEAPNKDQVAALESTVPYSPPDLNRNITEIFGKLINIYRALGDDRRSFSYYKAIAVIEKLPFKIQSMDQVKDLPNIGKSMQDHIQEIVTTGKLSKLEHFETDEKVRTIALFEEIWGVGPATALKLYEKGYRTLDELKNEDSLTKSQKLGLKYYDDIKQRIPRHEAEEMERLLQKAGEEVLPGVVIVCGGSYRRGKASCGDLDIVITHPNGMSHKGFLPKYVKHLKDMKFLREDLVFSTHSEEGTDSGVDTYFGLCTYPGRELRHRIDLKVYPREIYAFGIIAWTGNDVLNRRLRLLAESKGFRLDDTGLFPATQGSSGGKRGARASASLKFDTEKEVFDFLGFPWLQPQDRNL is encoded by the exons ATGGCGCCAAAGGCAACCAGAAATCAAAGTCCGCCGTCCGATCCTCAGGGAATGTTCGCCGGAATGGTCGTCTTCTTAGTAGAAAACGGCGTTCAGAGTCGCCGTTTACAG ATTTGGAAGCAAAAATTGGTCCAAATGGGGGCCTCCATTGAGGAACAGTTAACCAAAAAGGTCACTCACATACTTGCTGTGAGCCCAAAAGCCCTCTTAGAACGAGTGGGCAGTGAGAAATTGGCTAATTTCAAAGGA AGTGTTTTGGTTTATCAGTGGCTTGAGGACAGCTTGAGCTCAGGAAAATTGGTGTCTGAGGATTTGTACCCTCTAAAATTGGAAGCAGAAAAGTCTTCCAGTGATTATGTGTCGAGCGATGACgaaaaaccaaaaccgaaaaagAGAAGATCATCTTCTCCTGGTGATGAGTTGGTTCAGACCTCAATACCCAAAACCCACGAAGCGCCAAATAAGGATCAGGTTGCAGCATTGGAGTCAACCGTGCCCTACAGCCCACCTGATTTAAATAGGAACATAACCGAGATTTTCGGGAAACTTATCAATATATATAGAG CCTTGGGTGATGACCGAAGATCATTTAGCTATTACAAGGCTATAGCGGTTATAGAGAAGCTACCTTTCAAGATTCAAAGTATGGACCAAGTTAAAGACCTACCCAACATTGGAAAGTCAATGCAAGATCAT ATTCAGGAGATCGTGACTACTGGGAAGTTATCCAAGTTGGAGCACTTTGAAACAGATGAAAAG GTACGAACAATCGCCTTATTTGAGGAAATTTGGGGTGTTGGTCCAGCTACGGCATTGAAATTATACGAGAAAGGATACCGCACattagatgaattgaagaatgaagattcattaactAAATCACAGAAGTTGGGGTTAAAATATTATGATGATATCAAACAGAGGATCCCACGTCACGAG GCTGAAGAGATGGAGCGCCTTCTACAGAAAGCCGGAGAAGAAGTTTTGCCTGGG GTGGTCATTGTATGTGGAGGCTCGTACAGACGTGGGAAAGCTTCTTGTGGGGATCTCGACATTGTAATTACGCATCCTAATGGAATGAG TCATAAAGGCTTTTTACCAAAGTATGTAAAGCATTTAAAGGATATGAAGTTCTTAAGGGAGGATTTGGTTTTCAGTACCCATAGTGAGGAG GGTACTGATTCCGGCGTCGACACATATTTTGGGCTTTGCACATATCCTGGACGAGAGCTGCGGCATCGCATAGATCTTAAG GTCTACCCACGGGAAATATATGCGTTTGGAATAATAGCTTGGACAGGGAATGACGTATTGAATCGGAG GTTGAGATTACTAGCTGAATCTAAAGGATTCCGGCTTGATGACACAGGGCTGTTTCCAGCCACGCAGGGCTCTTCTGGCGGTAAACGG GGAGCGAGGGCTAGCGCAAGCTTGAAGTTTGATACAGAAAAGGAGGTGTTTGATTTCCTCGGGTTTCCTTGGCTCCAACCGCAAGACAGAAATCTGTGA
- the LOC126606434 gene encoding protein PLASTID REDOX INSENSITIVE 2, chloroplastic produces the protein MGWATAAPLLSLPPPKLHSSPSFLSSSSSSISSVRVSKTSSIHFSSASPFLSSEKHQICRAAGEYKFPDPIPDFADAETEKFRTHLLNKLSKKEMYEDSVEEIVGICTEIFSTFLHTEYGGPGTLLVVPFIDMADTLNERGLPGGPQAARAAIKWAQNHVDKDWNEWTGGDES, from the exons ATGGGCTGGGCAACTGCAGCTCCGCTTCTATCACTGCCTCCTCCCAAGCTTCACTCTTCcccttccttcctctcttcttcttcgtcttcgaTTTCGAGTGTTAGGGTTTCAAAAACCAGTAGTATACATTTTTCTTCTGCTTCGCCATTTTTGTCCTCAGAAAAGCACCAGATATGCAGAGCAGCGGGCGAATACAAATTTCCCGACCCAATTCCTGATTTCGCTGATGCC GAGACAGAAAAGTTCAGGACCCATCTGCTGAACAAGCTCTCGAAGAAAGAAATGTATGAAGACTCTGTCGAAGAAATCGTAGGCATCTGCACTGAG ATATTCAGTACTTTCTTGCATACCGAGTATGGTGGTCCTGGGACACTCTTGGTGGTTCCATTCATTGACATGGCTGATACTCTAAATGAACGGGGATTACCTGGAGGCCCCCAAGCAGCTCGTGCGGCAATCAAATGGGCGCAAAATCATGTCGACAAGGACTGGAACGAATGGACTGGTGGTGATGAAAGTTAA
- the LOC126608949 gene encoding DEAD-box ATP-dependent RNA helicase 22-like isoform X1, with amino-acid sequence MILRRSATTMLPLYKLSASPPKLLSQYRNSFSLHSNSSSSFRISLLLLSHPRRFGTATTAAYRKEGGDTFFTEESISWTSLGVSDKVSQALYNAGLGQPSLVQAASIPSVLSGKDVVVAAETGSGKTHSFLVPLIDKLCNEHHEFANVASSDQGMSQPRQVSLVLCPNVTLADQVVRMANGLCGENGEPLLSVVSLCGRQGWPVSEPDIIVSTPAALLNNIDPKNFRRMDFIRSVKYVVFDEADMLLSGGYQNKVIRLIHMLRFDEKLLSRISEENLSEPNSSHFEDEDDLQTEDIFEEEGDSEGDSEEDGSVHEEVEAGRVKSSDWRRVRKVYKRSKQYIFVAATLPANGKRTAGAVLKKMFPEADWVSGNYLHCHNPRLKQRWIEVTFDTQVDELIKAVKHGIETRSASGQCRTMVFANTVEAVESVAKILKRAGIECYQYHKDCSLEDRAKTLVDFQEKGGIFVCTDSAAHGVDIPNVSHVIQADFATSAVDFIHRVGRTARAGQYGLVTSMYTESNRDLVAAVRRAGELDLPVETAFSRKRSFRNKLKKKAALRRIKDSSANEESVLT; translated from the exons ATGATACTCCGTCGCTCCGCCACAACAATGCTTCCTCTCTACAAACTCTCCGCGTCTCCGCCCAAGCTCCTCTCCCAATACCGGAACTCCTTCTCTCTTCATTCCAATTCTTCGTCTTCGTTTCGGATCAGCTTGCTCTTGCTCAGCCACCCCCGCCGGTTCGGAACCGCCACCACTGCCGCGTACCGGAAGGAGGGAGGAGATACATTTTTCACTGAAGAAAGCATTTCGTGGACGTCCCTCGGCGTGTCCGATAAGGTTTCCCAAGCTCTCTACAACGCCGGCCTCGGCCAACCGTCTCTGGTTCAG GCTGCTAGCATACCGTCTGTACTTTCAGGGAAGGATGTTGTTGTTGCAGCTGAAACTGGTAGTGGTAAAACGCACAGCTTCCTTGTCCCCCTAATTGATAAGCTGTGTAATGAGCACCACGAATTTGCGAATGTTGCTTCTTCTGATCAAGGAATGTCCCAACCCCGTCAGGTTTCTCTTGTTCTTTGTCCAAATGTGACACTTGCCGACCAAGTGGTTCGGATGGCCAACGGTCTTTGTGGTGAAAATGGTGAACCACTTCTGAGTGTTGTATCTCTCTGTGGGAGACAG GGATGGCCAGTTAGTGAACCTGATATTATTGTTTCGACACCAGCCGCTCTTCTGAATAATATTGACCCAAAAAATTTCCGTCGTATGGATTTTATAAGGAGTGTAAAATATGTG GTATTTGATGAAGCGGATATGCTCCTCTCTGGGGGTTACCAGAATAAGGTTATCCGTCTCATACACATGCTCCGGTTTGATGAAAAGCTGTTGTCACGGATAAGTGAAGAGAATCTATCAGAACCCAATTCATCGCACTTTGAAGATGAAGACGACCTTCAGACTGAAGACATATTTGAAGAAGAGGGAGATTCTGAGGGAGATTCCGAAGAAGATGGTAGCGTACATGAGGAGGTTGAGGCTGGGCGTGTAAAAAGTTCAGACTGGAGGAGAGTGAGAAAAGTTTATAAGCGCAGTAAACAGTACATTTTTGTTGCCGCTACTCTTCCAGCAAATGGAAAGAGAACTGCCGGGGCAGTGTTGAAGAAGATGTTTCCAGAGGCCGATTGGGTTAGCGGAAACTACCTCCATTGCCACAACCCCAG GTTAAAGCAAAGGTGGATTGAAGTTACTTTTGATACTCAGGTAGATGAACTTATAAAGGCTGTGAAACATGGAATTGAGACGAGATCAGCTTCTGGTCAGTGCCGAACAATGGTGTTTGCAAATACTGTTGAGGCTGTGGAATCGGTAGCAAAGATATTGAAGAGAGCTGGAATTGAATGTTACCAATACCATAAAGATTGCTCCTTGGAAGACCGTGCAAAGACATTGGTTGATTTTCAAGAGAAAGGTGGTATTTTCGTATGCACTGATTCTGCCGCACATGGCGTTGACATTCCAAATGTATCACACGTTATCCAG GCGGATTTTGCTACTTCTGCCGTGGACTTTATACACAGGGTTGGTCGCACAGCCAGAGCTGGTCAGTATGGACTTGTGACTAGCATGTATACAGAATCTAACCGTGACCTGGTTGCTGCAGTTCGTCGGGCAGGGGAACTTGATCTGCCTGTG GAGACAGCATTTAGCAGGAAAAGAAGCTTCCGAAATAAGCTCAAGAAAAAAG CTGCTTTGCGAAGAATCAAGGATTCATCAGCTAATGAGGAGAGCGTTCTCACTTAA
- the LOC126609364 gene encoding DNA polymerase lambda isoform X2 yields the protein MGASIEEQLTKKVTHILAVSPKALLERVGSEKLANFKGSVLVYQWLEDSLSSGKLVSEDLYPLKLEAEKSSSDYVSSDDEKPKPKKRRSSSPGDELVQTSIPKTHEAPNKDQVAALESTVPYSPPDLNRNITEIFGKLINIYRALGDDRRSFSYYKAIAVIEKLPFKIQSMDQVKDLPNIGKSMQDHIQEIVTTGKLSKLEHFETDEKVRTIALFEEIWGVGPATALKLYEKGYRTLDELKNEDSLTKSQKLGLKYYDDIKQRIPRHEAEEMERLLQKAGEEVLPGVVIVCGGSYRRGKASCGDLDIVITHPNGMSHKGFLPKYVKHLKDMKFLREDLVFSTHSEEGTDSGVDTYFGLCTYPGRELRHRIDLKVYPREIYAFGIIAWTGNDVLNRRLRLLAESKGFRLDDTGLFPATQGSSGGKRGARASASLKFDTEKEVFDFLGFPWLQPQDRNL from the exons ATGGGGGCCTCCATTGAGGAACAGTTAACCAAAAAGGTCACTCACATACTTGCTGTGAGCCCAAAAGCCCTCTTAGAACGAGTGGGCAGTGAGAAATTGGCTAATTTCAAAGGA AGTGTTTTGGTTTATCAGTGGCTTGAGGACAGCTTGAGCTCAGGAAAATTGGTGTCTGAGGATTTGTACCCTCTAAAATTGGAAGCAGAAAAGTCTTCCAGTGATTATGTGTCGAGCGATGACgaaaaaccaaaaccgaaaaagAGAAGATCATCTTCTCCTGGTGATGAGTTGGTTCAGACCTCAATACCCAAAACCCACGAAGCGCCAAATAAGGATCAGGTTGCAGCATTGGAGTCAACCGTGCCCTACAGCCCACCTGATTTAAATAGGAACATAACCGAGATTTTCGGGAAACTTATCAATATATATAGAG CCTTGGGTGATGACCGAAGATCATTTAGCTATTACAAGGCTATAGCGGTTATAGAGAAGCTACCTTTCAAGATTCAAAGTATGGACCAAGTTAAAGACCTACCCAACATTGGAAAGTCAATGCAAGATCAT ATTCAGGAGATCGTGACTACTGGGAAGTTATCCAAGTTGGAGCACTTTGAAACAGATGAAAAG GTACGAACAATCGCCTTATTTGAGGAAATTTGGGGTGTTGGTCCAGCTACGGCATTGAAATTATACGAGAAAGGATACCGCACattagatgaattgaagaatgaagattcattaactAAATCACAGAAGTTGGGGTTAAAATATTATGATGATATCAAACAGAGGATCCCACGTCACGAG GCTGAAGAGATGGAGCGCCTTCTACAGAAAGCCGGAGAAGAAGTTTTGCCTGGG GTGGTCATTGTATGTGGAGGCTCGTACAGACGTGGGAAAGCTTCTTGTGGGGATCTCGACATTGTAATTACGCATCCTAATGGAATGAG TCATAAAGGCTTTTTACCAAAGTATGTAAAGCATTTAAAGGATATGAAGTTCTTAAGGGAGGATTTGGTTTTCAGTACCCATAGTGAGGAG GGTACTGATTCCGGCGTCGACACATATTTTGGGCTTTGCACATATCCTGGACGAGAGCTGCGGCATCGCATAGATCTTAAG GTCTACCCACGGGAAATATATGCGTTTGGAATAATAGCTTGGACAGGGAATGACGTATTGAATCGGAG GTTGAGATTACTAGCTGAATCTAAAGGATTCCGGCTTGATGACACAGGGCTGTTTCCAGCCACGCAGGGCTCTTCTGGCGGTAAACGG GGAGCGAGGGCTAGCGCAAGCTTGAAGTTTGATACAGAAAAGGAGGTGTTTGATTTCCTCGGGTTTCCTTGGCTCCAACCGCAAGACAGAAATCTGTGA
- the LOC126608950 gene encoding UDP-glycosyltransferase 74B1-like, which yields MERRVHVVVLPYPSQGHINPVLQFAKRLASKGVKATLATTTYTLNSIHVQNVGVEPISDGFDEAGFAQAADEDTFLRSFKTNGSRTLSQLLQKYESSDFPVNCIVYDSFLPWALDVAKKHGVYGASFFTNSATVCVIFSHIHRGLISLPCKLEDMPLLVPGLPPLNLPDLPSFLKKPDSNPAYLKMKLNQYPNLDKADWIFANTFEALEGEAARGISELWPVKLIGPMVPSAYLDGKIKGDRGYGASLWKPLGEECAKWLEEKLPKSVVYVSFGSMVSLTAKQMEELALGLKESGLYFMWVIRESERSKLFDGIVDSAKEQGLFVTWCNQLEALAHEAVGCFVTHCGWNSILEGLSLGVPMVAVPQWADQLTNAKFVEEIWEVGVRAKEDEEGVVRKEEFIGCLKEVMEGERSKDIKKNSSKWREMAKKEFSEGGSSNKSIGDFVEHLRLANKNGEAKEFMKGTN from the exons ATGGAGAGGAGGGTTCATGTTGTGGTGCTTCCATATCCAAGCCAAGGCCACATCAACCCTGTCCTCCAGTTTGCAAAACGCCTTGCCTCCAAAGGCGTCAAGGCCACGTTGGCAACCACCACTTACACTCTCAACTCCATTCATGTCCAAAACGTTGGAGTCGAGCCCATCTCTGATGGGTTCGACGAGGCTGGCTTTGCTCAAGCCGCAGACGAGGACACTTTCCTTCGGTCATTCAAAACCAACGGCTCAAGAACCCTATCGCAGCTCCTCCAAAAATACGAAAGCTCCGATTTCCCTGTGAACTGTATTGTGTACGATTCGTTTTTGCCGTGGGCTCTTGACGTGGCCAAGAAACATGGCGTCTATGGAGCCTCGTTCTTTACCAACTCGGCGACTGTGTGCGTCATTTTTTCGCACATACATCGCGGTTTAATTTCACTGCCGTGTAAGCTCGAGGACATGCCCTTGTTGGTTCCTGGCCTGCCTCCGCTCAACTTACCTGACCTGCCTAGCTTTCTTAAGAAGCCGGATAGTAACCCGGCTTACTTGAAGATGAAGCTGAATCAGTATCCTAACTTGGACAAAGCTGATTGGATCTTTGCAAACACATTCGAAGCACTCGAAGGCGAG gctGCGCGAGGAATATCAGAGCTCTGGCCTGTGAAGTTGATTGGCCCCATGGTGCCTTCAGCGTATTTGGATGGGAAGATTAAGGGGGATAGAGGATATGGAGCAAGCCTATGGAAGCCTCTCGGCGAAGAATGCGCCAAATGGTTAGAAGAAAAGCTACCCAAATCGGTCGTGTATGTTTCCTTCGGAAGCATGGTGTCTTTGACCGCGAAGCAGATGGAGGAGTTGGCACTGGGATTGAAAGAAAGTGGACTGTATTTCATGTGGGTGATAAGAGAATCAGAACGCAGTAAGCTGTTCGATGGAATTGTTGACTCGGCAAAGGAACAGGGTTTGTTTGTGACATGGTGCAACCAGCTGGAAGCGCTGGCACATGAAGCAGTTGGGTGCTTCGTGACACATTGCGGTTGGAATTCGATACTTGAAGGGCTCAGCCTTGGGGTGCCGATGGTAGCTGTACCGCAGTGGGCAGATCAGCTGACTAATGCAAAGTTTGTGGAGGAGATATGGGAGGTTGGAGTGAGAGCTAAGGAAGACGAGGAGGGGGTCGTGAGGAAAGAAGAGTTTATTGGGTGCTTGAAGGAAGTAATGGAGGGAGAGAGAAGCAAAGACATAAAGAAGAATTCGAGTAAATGGAGGGAGATGGCTAAGAAAGAATTTAGTGAAGGGGGGAGCTCTAACAAGAGCATTGGTGATTTTGTAGAGCATCTGAGGCTTGCTAATAAGAATGGAGAAGCAAAGGAGTTTATGAAAGGCACAAATTAA
- the LOC126608949 gene encoding DEAD-box ATP-dependent RNA helicase 22-like isoform X2 — MILRRSATTMLPLYKLSASPPKLLSQYRNSFSLHSNSSSSFRISLLLLSHPRRFGTATTAAYRKEGGDTFFTEESISWTSLGVSDKVSQALYNAGLGQPSLVQAASIPSVLSGKDVVVAAETGSGKTHSFLVPLIDKLCNEHHEFANVASSDQGMSQPRQVSLVLCPNVTLADQVVRMANGLCGENGEPLLSVVSLCGRQVFDEADMLLSGGYQNKVIRLIHMLRFDEKLLSRISEENLSEPNSSHFEDEDDLQTEDIFEEEGDSEGDSEEDGSVHEEVEAGRVKSSDWRRVRKVYKRSKQYIFVAATLPANGKRTAGAVLKKMFPEADWVSGNYLHCHNPRLKQRWIEVTFDTQVDELIKAVKHGIETRSASGQCRTMVFANTVEAVESVAKILKRAGIECYQYHKDCSLEDRAKTLVDFQEKGGIFVCTDSAAHGVDIPNVSHVIQADFATSAVDFIHRVGRTARAGQYGLVTSMYTESNRDLVAAVRRAGELDLPVETAFSRKRSFRNKLKKKAALRRIKDSSANEESVLT, encoded by the exons ATGATACTCCGTCGCTCCGCCACAACAATGCTTCCTCTCTACAAACTCTCCGCGTCTCCGCCCAAGCTCCTCTCCCAATACCGGAACTCCTTCTCTCTTCATTCCAATTCTTCGTCTTCGTTTCGGATCAGCTTGCTCTTGCTCAGCCACCCCCGCCGGTTCGGAACCGCCACCACTGCCGCGTACCGGAAGGAGGGAGGAGATACATTTTTCACTGAAGAAAGCATTTCGTGGACGTCCCTCGGCGTGTCCGATAAGGTTTCCCAAGCTCTCTACAACGCCGGCCTCGGCCAACCGTCTCTGGTTCAG GCTGCTAGCATACCGTCTGTACTTTCAGGGAAGGATGTTGTTGTTGCAGCTGAAACTGGTAGTGGTAAAACGCACAGCTTCCTTGTCCCCCTAATTGATAAGCTGTGTAATGAGCACCACGAATTTGCGAATGTTGCTTCTTCTGATCAAGGAATGTCCCAACCCCGTCAGGTTTCTCTTGTTCTTTGTCCAAATGTGACACTTGCCGACCAAGTGGTTCGGATGGCCAACGGTCTTTGTGGTGAAAATGGTGAACCACTTCTGAGTGTTGTATCTCTCTGTGGGAGACAG GTATTTGATGAAGCGGATATGCTCCTCTCTGGGGGTTACCAGAATAAGGTTATCCGTCTCATACACATGCTCCGGTTTGATGAAAAGCTGTTGTCACGGATAAGTGAAGAGAATCTATCAGAACCCAATTCATCGCACTTTGAAGATGAAGACGACCTTCAGACTGAAGACATATTTGAAGAAGAGGGAGATTCTGAGGGAGATTCCGAAGAAGATGGTAGCGTACATGAGGAGGTTGAGGCTGGGCGTGTAAAAAGTTCAGACTGGAGGAGAGTGAGAAAAGTTTATAAGCGCAGTAAACAGTACATTTTTGTTGCCGCTACTCTTCCAGCAAATGGAAAGAGAACTGCCGGGGCAGTGTTGAAGAAGATGTTTCCAGAGGCCGATTGGGTTAGCGGAAACTACCTCCATTGCCACAACCCCAG GTTAAAGCAAAGGTGGATTGAAGTTACTTTTGATACTCAGGTAGATGAACTTATAAAGGCTGTGAAACATGGAATTGAGACGAGATCAGCTTCTGGTCAGTGCCGAACAATGGTGTTTGCAAATACTGTTGAGGCTGTGGAATCGGTAGCAAAGATATTGAAGAGAGCTGGAATTGAATGTTACCAATACCATAAAGATTGCTCCTTGGAAGACCGTGCAAAGACATTGGTTGATTTTCAAGAGAAAGGTGGTATTTTCGTATGCACTGATTCTGCCGCACATGGCGTTGACATTCCAAATGTATCACACGTTATCCAG GCGGATTTTGCTACTTCTGCCGTGGACTTTATACACAGGGTTGGTCGCACAGCCAGAGCTGGTCAGTATGGACTTGTGACTAGCATGTATACAGAATCTAACCGTGACCTGGTTGCTGCAGTTCGTCGGGCAGGGGAACTTGATCTGCCTGTG GAGACAGCATTTAGCAGGAAAAGAAGCTTCCGAAATAAGCTCAAGAAAAAAG CTGCTTTGCGAAGAATCAAGGATTCATCAGCTAATGAGGAGAGCGTTCTCACTTAA